In a genomic window of Vicinamibacterales bacterium:
- a CDS encoding sugar ABC transporter permease produces MSAPTARQRDVRDGWLLVAPALAVIVAVALVPIAATAWTALHGHDLRLPWLGRPFVGAANFVEAAGDPRAREAVLHTVVFALVSVPIELAVGLVLALVMHRATRGRGLIRVTALLPWAIPTVVAALVWRFMFDASTGLPGLVGGTGGHGVDWFASPIAAWVPIVGADVWKTSPFVAMLLLAGLQTIDPAVDDAARIDGAGAFRHFWSITLPLLGPSVVVAAAFRMLDALRLFDLAYVVTGGGPGTATEPLSLYAFVVLTDRLRFGYGSALSLATFLVAFACALLWVRALGRVVEDAHA; encoded by the coding sequence GTGAGCGCCCCGACCGCGCGGCAGCGCGACGTGCGCGACGGCTGGCTCCTGGTGGCGCCGGCGCTGGCCGTCATCGTGGCGGTGGCGCTCGTGCCCATCGCCGCCACGGCCTGGACCGCCCTGCACGGGCACGACCTCCGCCTGCCCTGGCTCGGCCGGCCGTTCGTGGGCGCCGCCAACTTCGTGGAAGCCGCCGGGGATCCGCGCGCGCGGGAGGCCGTCCTCCACACCGTCGTCTTCGCGCTCGTCTCGGTGCCGATCGAGCTCGCCGTCGGCCTGGTGCTGGCGCTCGTCATGCACCGCGCGACCCGCGGACGCGGGCTCATCCGCGTGACCGCGCTCCTGCCCTGGGCGATCCCCACGGTGGTGGCGGCGCTCGTCTGGCGATTCATGTTCGACGCCAGCACCGGCCTCCCCGGCCTCGTCGGCGGGACCGGCGGTCACGGGGTCGACTGGTTCGCGTCGCCCATCGCGGCGTGGGTGCCGATCGTGGGCGCCGACGTGTGGAAGACGTCGCCGTTCGTGGCGATGCTGCTCCTGGCGGGCCTCCAGACGATCGATCCGGCCGTGGACGACGCGGCGCGCATCGACGGCGCCGGCGCGTTCCGGCACTTCTGGTCCATCACGCTGCCGCTGCTCGGCCCGTCGGTGGTCGTGGCCGCGGCCTTCCGCATGCTCGACGCGCTGCGGCTGTTCGATCTGGCCTACGTCGTGACGGGCGGTGGTCCCGGCACGGCCACCGAGCCGCTGTCGCTCTACGCCTTCGTGGTCCTCACCGATCGCCTGCGCTTCGGCTACGGCTCGGCCCTGTCGCTCGCCACGTTCCTCGTCGCCTTCGCGTGCGCCCTCCTCTGGGTGCGCGCGCTCGGCCGCGTCGTGGAGGACGCGCACGCATGA
- a CDS encoding carbohydrate ABC transporter permease: protein MTASRAAVVGGAAVTLAAVAFPVYWMAVSSVTPEAALFARRTLLPGTISLEHYRALFDERGFLVPIRNSLIVAGATTALAVPVAALCAYGFARLRPRGTPLLLALVLAVSMFPQISVVPPMYLALRELGLLNTYPGLVLPYLTFATPIAVWLLTGFLRHLPVDIEQAAMIDGASRWRVLRDVVLPLAIPGLTTTAILTFLYCWNEFLFALSFTLGPERHTVPVAVMLFRSRYQVPWGQVLAATVVATVPVAVLVLAFQRRIVAGLSAGAVKG, encoded by the coding sequence ATGACCGCGAGCCGCGCGGCGGTCGTGGGCGGTGCGGCGGTGACGCTGGCCGCCGTGGCCTTCCCCGTCTACTGGATGGCCGTGTCGTCGGTGACGCCCGAGGCGGCGCTCTTCGCGCGCCGGACGCTCCTGCCGGGCACGATCTCGCTCGAGCACTACCGCGCCCTCTTCGACGAGCGCGGCTTCCTCGTCCCCATCCGGAACTCGCTGATCGTGGCCGGCGCCACGACCGCCCTGGCCGTGCCCGTGGCCGCGCTCTGCGCCTACGGCTTCGCGCGGCTGCGGCCGCGCGGCACGCCGCTGCTCCTGGCGCTCGTGCTGGCCGTCTCGATGTTCCCGCAGATCTCGGTCGTCCCGCCGATGTACCTCGCGCTGCGGGAGCTGGGACTCCTGAACACGTACCCGGGCCTCGTCCTCCCCTATCTGACGTTCGCGACGCCCATCGCCGTCTGGCTGCTCACGGGGTTCCTGCGGCACCTGCCCGTGGACATCGAGCAGGCCGCCATGATCGACGGCGCGTCGCGGTGGCGGGTGCTCCGCGACGTCGTCCTGCCGCTGGCGATCCCGGGCCTGACGACGACGGCCATCCTCACGTTCCTGTACTGCTGGAACGAGTTCCTGTTCGCCCTGTCCTTCACGCTCGGCCCGGAGCGTCACACGGTGCCCGTGGCCGTGATGCTCTTCCGCTCGCGCTACCAGGTGCCGTGGGGACAGGTGCTGGCGGCCACGGTGGTGGCGACGGTGCCGGTCGCCGTCCTGGTCCTCGCCTTCCAGCGGCGCATCGTGGCGGGCCTCTCCGCCGGGGCGGTCAAGGGCTGA
- a CDS encoding ABC transporter ATP-binding protein translates to MAATTLTLAGLGRTYANGHVAVHDLDLAVHAGEYLVVVGPSGCGKSTVLRLIAGLDQPTSGRVLLGEDDVTDWTPQARDLAMVFQSYALYPHMLVRDNLAYGLRVRGTAPDVAAERVAAVAAALGLEPLLDRRPAQLSGGERQRVALGRAIVREPRAFLFDEPLSNLDPALRAEARAELRRLHGRLGATVVHVTHDQEEALTLGGRVAVLRRGRLEQVAPPLELYTRPVNTFVARFIGAPAMNLVPAARLGVAAAPDALAGLRPQDVRLGAGGSVTAHVELVEPRGADAIVHLRLDRSDGPAMLAVVQGAVPAPGAATDVSWDPRRLHLFDGQTHERHVP, encoded by the coding sequence ATGGCCGCCACGACGCTCACGCTCGCCGGCCTCGGCCGGACCTACGCCAACGGCCACGTCGCCGTGCACGACCTGGACCTCGCGGTGCATGCGGGCGAGTACCTCGTGGTCGTAGGCCCGTCGGGCTGCGGCAAGAGCACCGTGCTGCGGCTCATCGCCGGGCTCGACCAGCCGACCAGCGGACGCGTGCTCCTGGGCGAGGACGACGTCACGGACTGGACGCCGCAGGCGCGTGATCTCGCCATGGTCTTCCAGAGCTACGCGCTCTACCCGCACATGCTGGTCCGCGACAACCTGGCCTACGGTCTGCGCGTGCGCGGCACCGCGCCGGACGTGGCGGCCGAGCGCGTGGCCGCGGTGGCTGCGGCCCTCGGGCTCGAGCCGCTGCTCGACCGGCGGCCCGCGCAGCTCTCGGGTGGCGAACGACAGCGCGTCGCGCTCGGCCGCGCGATCGTGCGGGAGCCCCGGGCCTTCCTCTTCGACGAGCCGCTGTCGAACCTCGACCCGGCGCTCCGGGCCGAGGCGAGAGCCGAGCTCAGGCGGCTGCACGGCCGGCTGGGCGCCACGGTCGTCCACGTGACGCACGACCAGGAGGAGGCGCTGACGCTCGGCGGCCGGGTGGCCGTGCTGCGTCGCGGGCGCCTGGAACAGGTGGCTCCGCCGCTCGAGCTCTACACGCGGCCCGTCAACACCTTCGTCGCGCGGTTCATCGGCGCGCCGGCCATGAACCTCGTGCCGGCGGCCCGGCTGGGCGTGGCCGCGGCGCCGGACGCGCTGGCCGGCCTCAGGCCGCAGGACGTGCGGCTCGGCGCCGGCGGATCCGTGACCGCGCACGTCGAGCTGGTGGAGCCGCGCGGCGCCGACGCGATCGTGCATCTGCGCCTCGACCGATCCGACGGACCGGCGATGCTGGCCGTGGTACAAGGGGCGGTGCCCGCGCCCGGCGCCGCCACGGACGTCTCGTGGGATCCGCGCCGCCTGCACCTCTTCGACGGCCAGACCCATGAGCGACACGTCCCGTGA
- the treY gene encoding malto-oligosyltrehalose synthase, whose translation MTSPTRDRPAETPGTTYRLQLHGGFTLDDARAVVPYLAALGVTTCYCSPVFTAKPGSTHGYDVSRHTEINPELGGEAAFEAFAEALAASGMRLLLDFVPNHMSNDPRTNLWWRDVLENGPSSPFARYFDVDWDPVKTELTDRLLLPILGEQYGEALERGALRLTFDDGALELAYGDLLVPINPRRAPLVLAFDIEALEQTLGPDHADMREFLSVLTALRNLPPYTERDPAQIAERHREKAVARERLAALAARSDAVRAHIERAVAAFNGTPGDPASFDRLHELLELQAYRLASWRTASDEINYRRFFDINELAGLRVEDPEVFDEIHRLLLDLIASGKAAGVRLDHVDGLFDPQGYLLRLRDALASRSQEAGRAYVVVEKILSAGEGLRSDWPVAGTTGYTFLNDVNGVLVDGRQAKRLQRIRARFVGRQETFADVAYDSKRLIVSTALSSEFQVLTQAVNRLSEHDRRARDFTLGSIRRALREVVACFPVYRTYVTPAGATAADGEAVDLAVAEARRRNPAVESSIFDFLRAVLLPSATPDRPAPPGAMAVAMRVQQYTAPVQAKGVEDTACYRYVVLASLNEVGGEPSRFGRTVHEFHAANLARRRDWPGEMLASTTHDTKRSEDARARITALSEMPDAWQAAVLRWRRMNGPNRTRLGGTQAPDPNDEYLFYQTLVGAWPPELAVEEVPRQAPADLVARLAAYMHKAIKEAKLHTSWITPNAEYETAVASFVERTLTGRTAPAFLASFVPFVRRASLPGMVNALAQLVLKIVSPGVADFYQGTELWDLSLVDPDNRRPVDWPRRQALLDELNPWLSDATPARAGGHVPGRPAAVADWVAAWPDGRIKLFLTALGARLRRERPALFLDGAYEPLAAVGGYAEHVVAFARHLEGQTLVAVVPRLTSRVADREHGLPLGDAWGETAVALPATCRGRRLRDLVTGARLDAVNGPDDGPPRLPVSRILAVCPVALLWLEEARDAVEPARGVLE comes from the coding sequence GTGACCTCGCCCACCCGTGACCGCCCGGCGGAGACGCCGGGCACCACCTATCGCCTGCAGCTGCACGGCGGCTTCACGCTGGACGATGCCCGCGCGGTCGTGCCGTACCTGGCGGCCCTCGGCGTGACCACGTGCTACTGCTCGCCCGTCTTCACGGCCAAGCCCGGCAGCACGCACGGGTACGACGTGAGCCGCCACACCGAGATCAATCCCGAGCTGGGCGGCGAGGCGGCCTTCGAGGCGTTCGCCGAGGCCCTGGCGGCCTCGGGCATGCGACTGCTGCTCGACTTCGTGCCCAACCACATGAGCAACGATCCGCGCACCAATCTCTGGTGGCGCGACGTGCTCGAGAACGGCCCGAGCTCGCCGTTCGCGCGGTACTTCGACGTGGACTGGGATCCGGTCAAGACCGAGCTCACGGACCGTCTCCTCCTGCCGATCCTGGGCGAGCAGTACGGCGAGGCGCTCGAGCGGGGGGCCCTGCGGCTGACCTTCGACGACGGCGCGCTGGAGCTCGCGTACGGCGACCTCCTGGTGCCGATCAACCCTCGGCGCGCGCCGCTCGTCCTGGCCTTCGACATCGAGGCGCTGGAGCAGACGCTCGGCCCCGATCACGCCGACATGCGGGAGTTCCTGAGCGTCCTCACGGCGCTGCGCAACCTGCCGCCCTACACCGAGCGCGACCCGGCCCAGATCGCCGAGCGGCACCGCGAGAAAGCGGTGGCGCGGGAGCGCCTGGCGGCGCTGGCCGCCCGGTCGGACGCGGTGCGGGCGCACATCGAGCGCGCCGTCGCCGCCTTCAACGGCACGCCGGGCGATCCGGCGAGCTTCGACCGTCTCCACGAGCTCCTCGAGCTGCAGGCCTACCGGCTGGCGTCGTGGCGCACGGCGTCGGACGAGATCAACTACCGGCGCTTCTTCGACATCAACGAGCTGGCCGGGCTGCGGGTGGAAGACCCCGAGGTGTTCGACGAGATCCACCGGCTGCTCCTGGATCTCATCGCGTCGGGCAAGGCCGCGGGCGTCCGCCTGGACCACGTGGACGGCCTGTTCGATCCCCAGGGCTACCTCCTGCGCCTGCGCGACGCGCTGGCCAGCCGCAGCCAGGAGGCCGGGCGCGCGTACGTGGTCGTCGAGAAGATCCTGTCGGCCGGCGAGGGGCTCCGATCGGACTGGCCCGTGGCCGGGACGACCGGCTACACGTTCCTGAACGACGTCAACGGCGTGCTCGTGGACGGGCGCCAGGCCAAGCGGCTGCAGCGGATCCGGGCGCGCTTCGTCGGGCGCCAGGAGACCTTCGCCGACGTGGCGTACGACAGCAAGCGCCTCATCGTCTCCACCGCCCTCAGCAGCGAGTTCCAGGTGCTCACCCAGGCCGTGAACCGCCTGTCGGAGCACGACCGGCGCGCCCGCGACTTCACGCTCGGCAGCATCCGGCGCGCCTTGCGTGAGGTGGTGGCGTGCTTCCCCGTCTATCGCACCTACGTGACGCCGGCCGGGGCGACGGCCGCCGATGGAGAGGCCGTCGATCTCGCGGTCGCCGAGGCCCGCCGGCGCAACCCCGCGGTGGAGTCGTCCATCTTCGACTTCCTGCGCGCCGTCCTGCTGCCGTCCGCCACGCCGGACCGGCCGGCGCCGCCGGGCGCGATGGCCGTGGCGATGCGTGTCCAGCAGTACACGGCGCCGGTGCAGGCCAAGGGCGTCGAGGACACGGCGTGCTACCGCTACGTGGTCCTGGCATCGCTCAACGAGGTGGGCGGCGAGCCGAGCCGGTTCGGCCGGACGGTGCACGAGTTCCACGCCGCGAACCTGGCGCGCCGTCGCGACTGGCCCGGCGAGATGCTGGCCTCCACCACGCACGACACCAAGCGCAGCGAGGATGCCCGCGCGCGCATCACGGCGCTTTCCGAGATGCCCGATGCGTGGCAGGCGGCGGTGCTGCGCTGGCGGCGGATGAACGGCCCCAACCGGACGCGGCTGGGCGGCACGCAGGCGCCCGACCCGAACGACGAGTACCTCTTCTACCAGACGCTCGTCGGCGCCTGGCCTCCGGAACTGGCCGTCGAGGAAGTGCCGCGGCAGGCCCCGGCCGATCTCGTCGCGCGCCTGGCCGCCTACATGCACAAGGCCATCAAGGAGGCCAAGCTGCACACGTCGTGGATCACGCCCAACGCGGAGTACGAGACCGCCGTGGCGTCCTTCGTCGAGCGGACGCTCACCGGCCGCACGGCTCCCGCGTTCCTGGCCTCGTTCGTGCCGTTCGTGCGCCGCGCGTCACTCCCGGGCATGGTCAACGCGCTGGCGCAGCTGGTCCTGAAGATCGTCTCGCCGGGCGTGGCCGACTTCTACCAGGGCACCGAGCTCTGGGATCTCAGCCTCGTCGATCCCGACAACCGGCGGCCCGTGGACTGGCCCCGCCGGCAGGCGCTCCTCGACGAGCTCAACCCCTGGCTGTCCGACGCCACGCCGGCGAGGGCCGGCGGCCACGTCCCGGGGCGTCCCGCCGCGGTGGCCGACTGGGTCGCGGCCTGGCCCGACGGCCGGATCAAACTGTTCCTGACGGCCCTGGGCGCGCGCCTCCGCCGCGAACGTCCGGCGCTGTTCCTCGACGGCGCCTACGAGCCGCTGGCCGCGGTGGGCGGCTATGCCGAGCACGTCGTCGCCTTCGCGCGGCACCTCGAGGGCCAGACGCTCGTCGCGGTCGTGCCCCGGCTGACGAGCCGCGTCGCGGACCGGGAGCACGGGCTGCCGCTGGGCGACGCGTGGGGCGAGACGGCGGTGGCGCTGCCGGCCACGTGCAGGGGCCGCCGGCTCCGGGACCTCGTCACGGGCGCGCGGCTGGACGCCGTGAACGGACCCGACGACGGACCGCCGCGGCTTCCAGTGAGCCGGATCCTCGCGGTGTGCCCGGTCGCGCTCCTCTGGCTGGAGGAGGCACGAGACGCCGTGGAGCCCGCGCGAGGTGTGCTCGAATAG